CCTTCGACGGCCTGCGCATCCCGGCCTGGCTCTACCGGCCCCACGGGATCCAGCCGGGGCAGAAGGTGCCGGCGCTGCTCTCCATCCACGGCGGGCCGGAGGCGCAGGAGCGGCCGGGCTACAACTACGGCGGCTTCTACCAGTACCTGCTCAGCCGGGGCGTCGCCGTGCTCGCCCCCAACATCCGGGGCTCCACCGGCTTCGGCATCGACTACCAGAAGCGGATCCACCGGGACTGGGGAGGGGCCGAGCTGAAGGACATCGAGGCGTGCAACCGCTACCTGCGCTCGCTGGACTGGATCGACGGCGACCGCATCGGCGTCTGGGGCGGCTCCTTCGGCGGCTTCGCCACCCTCTCCGCCGCCACCCGCCTGCCCGACCTGTGGGCCTGCGCCTGCGACTTCTGCGGCCCGGCCAACCTGATCACCTTCGTGAACTCGGTGCCGCCGCACTGGAAGCCGATGATGAAGGCCTGGGTCGGCGACGCGGAGGAGGACCGGGAGTTCCTCATCGAGCGCTCCCCCATCACCTACGTGGACCAGATCAAGGTTCCGCTGATGGTGGTCCAGGGCGCCATGGATCCCCGGGTGGTGAAGGCCGAATCCGACCAGATGGTGGAGCGGCTCCGCAGCCTGGGCCGCGAGGTCGAGTACCTGGTCTTCGAGGACGAGGGACACGGCTTCACCAAGCGGACGAACCAGTTGAAGGGCTACGGCGCCATGGCCGACTTCCTCCTCCGCCACCTGGTGAAGGAGGGCGCGTGATCCCACGTGGCGCCCCGCCGCGCAAGCCAGGCGAAAGGCCGGAAGACCATGCATCGCCATGGTCTTCCGGCCTTCCCGCGCGTGTTGTCCGGACCCCCTCTCCCTCGTTATCCCCCGATGAGCACGCTCACCGCGATGAGGTACTGCCCCAGAAAGTAGGCGCTCATCACCCCGAGGTTGGCCCGGGGCAGGGGCCGCACAAACCGGTTCCAGGCCAGGATGGCGTCCGAAAGGTAGAAAAGCAGCGCCCCCGCCGCCGTGGCGGGCAGCCGCGTGCCGACGGCCGCCGCCACCATGAGCGTGATCGCGGCCAGGTACACGCCGGTGGCCAGGAGCATGCGGTTTCCGCCCTCCCGGCGCACGCCCGGCCTCATCCGGCGGAAGAAGAGCACCCCTGCGGCGGCCAGCCCCGCCAGCAGCGCGCCATCGAGGAGACCCCAGCCGGCCCGGCGCACCGCAAATGCGGCGATGTACAGGACGTGCGCACAGAAGAAGGACACCAGCCCCGCCAGGAAGCGGTTTTGCGGCAGGACCAGGAAGACGTCGCCCGCGACGGAGAAGAGCAGGCCCGCCAGCACCAGATACCCGAAGGCTCCGGCCTCCGGCAGCCCGGTGGCCGCCAGGGCGATAATCAGGAGCATCGTCCCCGGCTTGAACACGTACCGCAGCCAGCGAATGCCCCGCCAGATGGCGAACAGATCGCCCATGCCGGCAAGGCCGATGGCCACGGAAAGCGGCTCGAGCACGTCCTTCACCCCCAGTCCGAATTGTACCACATTGGCGTGCGGATCACACGACCACGGTTAATGGACGCGCTCGCGCAGTTCCCGCTCGGTCGGGTGGACCGGCCCGGTGACGAGCCCGGCCTGATCAACCGTCATCTTCACGGCCACCTCCACCGGGGTGTTCGGCCAGAAGTTTTCGCCCCACTTGTCCTCCATCGTCTTGTAGAACCGGGGAAACGCCAGTTGGGCGTGCTTGCCGAAGCCGACGGGATCGGTCACGGCCTCCTGGGTGATGCGGATGAACTGTGCGATCCGCTCGCGCAGGTCGGACGCCAGCACCTGCTCCAGATGCTCCCGCACCTCCGCGTGCTTGACTTCGGCCATCTCACACTCCGAGCGCATGATGTTGACGTTGCTGGTGATCTCGACCTTGAAGGCGATGCCGCCGTCCTGCCAGCGGGGCCGGACGCGCGTCCGGCCGCTGACGACCTGGGCGGAAACCGACCCGTTACCCCCGGTCGGGCAGGGTGCGGTGATCGTGAATCCGCTGGGGTTCCCCAGGAACCAGGCGATCACCTGGTAGGCGGCAGGCTCGAGGATCCGCTGGAGGTAATCGCGGCGAAAGAGGGCCACGCCGCTGAGGGTGACGGCCGTCGGGGGCGAGTTGGCCGTGATGGCCGGGCGGGGCACCACCTGGATGGTCGGCATCCACACGGAGTGCGTGTCCGATGCTCTGGCCACCAGGACGTCCTTCAGCCGCCACTCCAGCCCGCCCTTGGTCTGGAGGATGCCGGTGAGGTTGAAGGGCTGCAGGGCGCGCAGTTGCGGCAGGGTCTCCAGCACTTCCTGGGCTCTCCCCTCCACCAGGAACGGGCGCACCGTGAGCCGGATCTCGTGGTTGGTGGCCAGGACGTCCAGCACGTCGCCGATGCCGTGTTTGCGGGCGTACTCCTCGCCGATGAGCACCACCCGCAGGTGGTGGAAGACAAGCCGTCGGGCCGAGGCCAGCCGGATCAGGGCCAGCGCGTCGGAGAAATTGTCGGCCTCGCGCGCCACGACCCATATCGGCTCCTGGTCGCCCCCGATGCCGCCGCCCTGCTCGGGTGACAGAGGTCGCGGCACGTAGAGCGTCACCCGCACCGGCTCCTCTTCCCCCACATCCACGGCGAGCCCCAGCACCAGGCCGATGTCGTTGAGCTCGACGCGGCTCCAGCAGCCCGAGAGCAGGGCCGACCCGAGCGCCAGGAGCACGGACAGCGCCAGCAGCCGCATCCGCCTACGCACTCGTCCCCGCCCCCTGTCGCATGCGGATCAGGAGCGTGGCCAGGCCCAGCAGAGCCAGCACGGCCAGTTGCCCCGCGATGTGCATCCCGATCCACCACGCCTCCCTGGCGATGGACCGGCGGTACAGGGCCCCGCCTGCCCACTGCGCCAGGAACACCCCCGCCGCGCCCAGGATCAGCGTGATCCATCCCCGCCGCTGAATCCCCAGCGCCAGGCTGCCCTCCTCCACCGCCACGTACAGGTGCAGCGTGATGTTGATCAAGCTGCCGCAGAGCCAGAGCACCATGATTCCCGCCTGAATGCGCTCGATGGACTCCGTCAGCGCGACGATCGCGAACAGCTCGTGTCCCGGATACAGAAGGCGAGACGGCAGGATCGAACCGAACACCAGGCTGATCAGGAGGACCATGATCGCCAGCGCGAGGTGCGCGCTGCCCACCCCGATCAGCGTCCACTTGTACGGGTTCACCCGGAGGCTCAGGTGGCGCATGAGGCTGAGCACGATGAGGGACTGGCCCGCCCAGGGCAGGGCGAGCCACGCGCCGCGCAGGACGCCGGAGAACCCCTTCCACAGGAACGGATCGATCTGAAGCAGCCGGATCTCCTTCCCCACGCCGAAGGGCAGGACGAGGATCACCAGGACGAGCGGCACCAGCACGCCGTAGGCGGTGCGGGCGATAGGCTCCACCCCCTGGAGCACGGTGTAGATCGTGAACAGGGCAATCATGACCGCCAACACCCAGGCCGGGGTGTCCGGCAGCAGGAGGATCTTGGTGAAGGTCTGCACGTCACTGAGCGACATGGCGTAGATCAGCACGTTGAACGCGCAGTACAGCAGGACGATGGGGTAGGTTGCCCAGGACCCCAGGGTGCACCGGATCGCCTTCAGGGGATCCCGGTCAGGGAAGCGGCAGGCGATCCAGACCACCGCCAGGGCAACGACCAGCGCGTACACGCCCAGGATGAGCACGGTGATCCAGGCTTCCTGACCGGCGCTTTCCAGCAGCAACCGGGGAAGCATCACGTACTGCATGATGAACTGCGTCACAACCAACACCGAAGCGTAGAGTCCGCCGCTGATCCAGATCTTCACCGGGCTTGGCCTCCCTGTGGCTGCGGGGGACGGGGCCGGTTGTCCGGGCCGCTGCGCGGGTAGTCCACCGCGGGCATGAACCGCGGCCGGCGCCTGATGGCCCACCAGGGGACCCGGATGAACACGTCGCGCTGATCCGCGAGGGTGGGCGGCACGATGGGCGACAGGTACGGCACGCCGAAGGAACGGAGGGTGTTCAGGTGGACGAACAGCGCCATCAGTCCCACGACGATGCCGAAGAAGCCGAACGTGCCGGCCAGGACGATGAGGAAGAAGCGCAGGAGCCGCACGGCCAGCGACATCGCGTACAGCGGGATGATGAACGAGGAGATCGCGGTCAGCGCCACGACGATCACCATGACCGGCGAGACGAGACCGGCCTGCACGGCCGACTCGCCGATGACCAACGCGCCCACGATGGACACCGCCTGCCCCACCACCTTGGGCAGCCGCACGCCGGCCTCCCGCAGGGCCTCCATCGTGAGCTCCATCATCAGCGCCTCCATCACGGCCGGGAACGGGACCCCTTCGCGCGCCGCGATCAGGTTCGTGAGCAGGTTGGTGGGAATCAGCTCCTGATGGAAGGTGGTGATCGCGACGTAGATCGAGGGGCCCAGGAAGGCGATGAGGAGGTAAAGGTACCGCAGGGCCCGGACGAAGGACGAGATCGGCCAGCGGTGGTAGTAGTCCTCCGGAGACTGCATCTCCGCCACCAGCGTCGAGGGCATGAGCAGCACGTTCGGCGAGCCGTCCACCAGCACGGCCACCTTGCCTTCCAGCATCCCCGCGGTGGCCACATCGGGCCGCTCGGTGACCTTCAGGAGCGGGAAGATCGTGAAGGGATCGTCCTCAATCAGTTCCTCAATATGGCCGCTTTCCAGCACCGCATCCGCCTGGATGCGGCCGATGCGGTTGCGGACCTCCTGGACCATCTCCGGCGGCGCAATGCCCATGAGGTAGATGATCACCACACGGGTCTTCGAACGCTCCCCCAGGGTGAACCGCTCGATCCGCAGCCGATCATCCCGGATGCGACGGCGGATGAGGGCCAGGTTGTCCGACAGGGTCTCGGTGAAGCCATCCTTCGGCCCCCGCACCACCGGTTCGGTGAGCGGCTCGTCGGGCTGACGGCCGGGCGGCCCGTCGGTGGGCAGCACCAGTGCGAAGGGCATCCCGTCCACGAAGAGGATGGTGTCGCCGGTCACCAGCGCCTCCAGGGCCTGCCCGAGGCTGGTCACCGACCGGAGCGTAACGCTGGGGATCATCTGCTGCAGCGTCCTGAGGCAGCCGTCCACGGAGTCGGTGGGCACCGCCTCCCGGTGGCTCTGGACCGCCAGCGACTCGAGGATCGTCATCACCTGCATCCGTTCCGCCAGGCCGTCCACGCAGAAAAGCGCCGCGGGCACCCGGTTCGCGCCGAGGTACAGGCTCCGTTCCAGCAGATCCGAGCTGTAGCCCATCAGCGTCCGCACCATTTCCCGGTTCTCCGCCAGCGCAGGGCTGACGGGCATGTTGCCCTTCTCGGCGGCCAGGGCCAGCTGGACCTCGTCCGGCAGCCAGGCCCCCCCGCAGGCCTCCACCTGCGCCGCCAGGGCGTCGGCCGGCGCCACCTGCCAGCGGCGCAGATACTGGATGATCTTCTGGTGGTCCACCGGCAGTCGCACCTCCCCGCCGCCTGTAGTCTTTGAGCCCGGGGAAGTCCGTATGCGACCGGGACCGCGGACGCGAAGACGGCGGCTTCCTGCAGCCAAGCAGGAAGCCGCCGTACCTGCCCTCAGCGCCCGGCGGGAGCCCGAGCGGGGTCGACCCGCCGCACCGTACGCCAGAGCAGCAGGGCGATCAACCCCAGGGCGATCAGGCAGTACTTCCACCAGATCGCTTCCCGGGCCGCGTCGGTGGTGAGGATGGGCGAGTACAGCCGGGTCATCGTCTCCAGCGGCTGCCCGGCCGCCGCGGCCAGGCCGAAGGCGGGGTTGGTGTAGGCGAAGATCAGCCCCCAGAGCGGCGGATGCTCGTCGAAGAACACGTGGTACGTCAGCGCGCCGAACAGCGGGGACAGGAGGGTCCAGGTGGTGACGACGCCGTAGGCGGCGACCACGGCGGTCTGGGTGCGCCGATAGAGGGCGCTGAAGTAGAGGGAGACGGCTCCCAGCAGCAGCACCGTCACCACGTAGACGACCGCCGAGAGCCCCAGCCGGGAGAGCGAGAACCCGCCGAAGAGGAAGATCAGCCCGAACACCGGCAGCGAGGCGAACATGAGCAGCAGGGCGAAACCGGTGGCCGCCAGCAGCTTGCCCACCACCACCTGGGCCGCGCTGAGCCGGGTGACCAGCAGCAGGTCCAGGGTCTGCCGCTCCCGCTCCCCGGCGATCGCCCCGGCGGCCAGGCCGGGAACGGCCAGGATGAGGAGCACCAGTTGGAACATCGCGAGGGCCGCGTAGATGACGGCGCCCACCTCGGGCGCGAAGCCCGTGGGCCGGCTGCCCTGCATCGCGGCCGCGAAGATCAGGATCGCCAGCAGCCCCAGGAGCCCCACGTAGAGCACGATAATCCCCGGGGTCCGCCAGCCCCGCATCCGCACCCGCACCTCCCGGAGGAAAACCGGGTTGCGCACGAAGCCGGTCCATCCGCTCACTGCTCCTCACCCCCCGTGATCGCCATGAAGACGTCCTCCAGCTTCGACTTGACCTCGGCAAAGTGCGCCACCGGGAGTCCGGCCTGCACGAGTCGGGCCAGCAGCTCCGCCGCCGCCTGGTCGTCGCCGTCCAGCGCCACCCGCAGGGCCCCGTCGTCCACGGAGACGCTGCGCACGCCCGGCACCGCCCGGGCCAGCTCCGCCGCCCGCGCCGAACCGTCGTCCGCCGGGGCGCCGGCGATCCGCACCTCGATCACCCGGGCGCCGGCCTCCCGCAGGATCTGCTCCACGGGCCCCGAGGCCACCATCCGCCCGGCGTGGATGATCCCGATGTGGGTGCACATCTCCGCCAGCTCGGCCAGGATGTGCGACGAGATCAGGATCGTCTTTCCCCGGCGACTCAGTTCCAGGAGGATCTCCCGCATCTCCACCCGGTTGCGGGGATCCAGCCCGGAGGCCGGCTCGTCGAGGATCAGGACGTCGGGGTCGTGCACCAGGGAGCGGGCCAGGCAGAGCCGCTGCTTCATACCCCGGGACAGGGTGTCGACGTAGGCCCCCCGCTTGTCGGCGAGGCCGACCAGCCCCAACAGCGAACCGATCAGCCGGTCCCGCCCGTCGGTGGGCACATCGTAGCAGTCAGCGTAGAACTGCATATACTCGTCGACCTTAAGGTTGTCATACACCCCGAAGAAGTCGGGCATGTAGCCCAGCCGTGTGCGCGCCTCCCCGGGCCGCTTCAGCGCATCGGTGTCCCCGATGAACACGCTTCCGGCGTCGGGCCTGAGGAGGGTCGCGATGATCTTCATCGTGGTGGTCTTGCCGGCGCCGTTGGGGCCGACGAAGCCATAGATGGCCCCGGGCTCCACGGTGAAACTGACGTCCCTCACCGCCTCCACATCGCCGAAGCGCTTGGCCAGTCCTTCTACCCTGAGCATCAGCGCACCCCCTTCACGGCCACCGTGGGCGCCAGGAACTCGGCCTCGACGGACAGGTCGTACCGGAGCTCCATCACCCCGCCGGGAAGCACGTAGTCCTGCCAGTCGACCAGCGTTGCGCGCTGTCCTGCAAGGAGCTCCCACTCCCCGGTGCGCTGGTTGCGGACGTACACCGACATCACGGCCTCCCGCACCGGCGCCTGCAGATCCACCGTCACCTCAGCCACCTGCCCGGGATCCAGCACGGGCAGCGACAGGACAAACCGATGGCTCCCCGGGGGTGCGTAGTACACGTTCTGGCCGATCAGCTGCACCCGTTCGGAATCCACCGGCCGGCCCAGGACGACGCCCGCGGGCAGGTCGCCGTCGGCCGGAGCGGGCAGCGGCTGGAAGCCATAGACCAGGTTTGCCCCGGTGACCCGGCGGCCCAGGTCGGGCACCGGCGGTTGTGCCAGGGGCTCCTCGGTCCAGCCCATCACCAGCACGCCCGAGCCCAGCCGGCCCTGCCCCGACTCCCAGACGTAGGCCCGCAGCTGCTCCCGGCGCGGGTCGGCGTCGGGGTCAGGAGTGCCGGTCCCGGGCAGCGGGATCGGCCCCTTCCGCCCGGAGTCGACCCTGGCCTTCCTCCCGGCCGTGAAGGGTTCGGACGTCTGGCCGGGGGCGAGGTCCCCCACCGACACCACGTCGTAGGCGGTGCCCACCTCCACCCCGGACACCGGAACGGGCAGGGTGTTCCGGATCCGGCCGGTCACCAGGAACTCGGTCACCTCCACGTCCACCAGCTCCAGGCCGCCCGGGACGGTCACCGGCTGCTCCAGCGCGAAGGCGGTCATGTTGTAGTTGGTCAGCCCCGACAGCTCGAGGGTGAGCGGATCGCCGGCCACGATGCGGCTCTCCACTCCGCCCACGAACGTGCCGGTGGTCAGCGGCCGAACGAGCCCGGCGCCGGGGAGCGGCAGGGAGAGCCGGGAGCGCCCCGGCGCGTACAGCCCCACGTACCCGGTCATCACCCCGGTCCGGCTGTCGGGTACCAGCTCGGTGGTGGTCATCACGTGGGTGATGCCCTCCTGGAACCGGCCCGAGCCCATGCCGTAGACCGCTCCCAGGAAGATGACCGACAGGAGCGGAACGGTGACCCAGCCCCATTCCCGGCGATCCAGGCGGCGCAGGACCAGGTAGTTGACCGGGCCCACGGCCACCAGATAGCCGCCCAGGACCAGCACCACGGTCCAGACCGAGGGCAGCGCCCAGTCAGGGACCTGCTGAATCGCATACTGCACCCGCCAGTCGGTGTCGAAGGCGGGCGGCCGCCCGGCCGACAGCCCCACCAGCCGGTCCAGCAGGGCGGTCTGACCGGCCCAGCGGGCCACGGGTGCGCCCGCGGGATCGTAGGCCAGGTACACCACCCGTCCCGAGCCCAGCGGAGCCGCGGCGGCAAGCACGGGGGGTTCCCCGCCGCCGCCCGGCTCCCCGGCCCGCGCCAGGACGGTTCCCCGGGCCAGCGGGCCGGCGCTCACGACCGCCGTGCCCTCCAGCGGCACGCCGGACAGGTCGCCCAGCGGCGCCAGCGAGACCTCCGCGGACCCGGAGACG
The nucleotide sequence above comes from Symbiobacterium thermophilum IAM 14863. Encoded proteins:
- a CDS encoding lysoplasmalogenase → MLEPLSVAIGLAGMGDLFAIWRGIRWLRYVFKPGTMLLIIALAATGLPEAGAFGYLVLAGLLFSVAGDVFLVLPQNRFLAGLVSFFCAHVLYIAAFAVRRAGWGLLDGALLAGLAAAGVLFFRRMRPGVRREGGNRMLLATGVYLAAITLMVAAAVGTRLPATAAGALLFYLSDAILAWNRFVRPLPRANLGVMSAYFLGQYLIAVSVLIGG
- a CDS encoding Ger(x)C family spore germination protein, which codes for MRRRMRLLALSVLLALGSALLSGCWSRVELNDIGLVLGLAVDVGEEEPVRVTLYVPRPLSPEQGGGIGGDQEPIWVVAREADNFSDALALIRLASARRLVFHHLRVVLIGEEYARKHGIGDVLDVLATNHEIRLTVRPFLVEGRAQEVLETLPQLRALQPFNLTGILQTKGGLEWRLKDVLVARASDTHSVWMPTIQVVPRPAITANSPPTAVTLSGVALFRRDYLQRILEPAAYQVIAWFLGNPSGFTITAPCPTGGNGSVSAQVVSGRTRVRPRWQDGGIAFKVEITSNVNIMRSECEMAEVKHAEVREHLEQVLASDLRERIAQFIRITQEAVTDPVGFGKHAQLAFPRFYKTMEDKWGENFWPNTPVEVAVKMTVDQAGLVTGPVHPTERELRERVH
- a CDS encoding GerAB/ArcD/ProY family transporter, which codes for MKIWISGGLYASVLVVTQFIMQYVMLPRLLLESAGQEAWITVLILGVYALVVALAVVWIACRFPDRDPLKAIRCTLGSWATYPIVLLYCAFNVLIYAMSLSDVQTFTKILLLPDTPAWVLAVMIALFTIYTVLQGVEPIARTAYGVLVPLVLVILVLPFGVGKEIRLLQIDPFLWKGFSGVLRGAWLALPWAGQSLIVLSLMRHLSLRVNPYKWTLIGVGSAHLALAIMVLLISLVFGSILPSRLLYPGHELFAIVALTESIERIQAGIMVLWLCGSLINITLHLYVAVEEGSLALGIQRRGWITLILGAAGVFLAQWAGGALYRRSIAREAWWIGMHIAGQLAVLALLGLATLLIRMRQGAGTSA
- a CDS encoding spore germination protein, which encodes MRLPVDHQKIIQYLRRWQVAPADALAAQVEACGGAWLPDEVQLALAAEKGNMPVSPALAENREMVRTLMGYSSDLLERSLYLGANRVPAALFCVDGLAERMQVMTILESLAVQSHREAVPTDSVDGCLRTLQQMIPSVTLRSVTSLGQALEALVTGDTILFVDGMPFALVLPTDGPPGRQPDEPLTEPVVRGPKDGFTETLSDNLALIRRRIRDDRLRIERFTLGERSKTRVVIIYLMGIAPPEMVQEVRNRIGRIQADAVLESGHIEELIEDDPFTIFPLLKVTERPDVATAGMLEGKVAVLVDGSPNVLLMPSTLVAEMQSPEDYYHRWPISSFVRALRYLYLLIAFLGPSIYVAITTFHQELIPTNLLTNLIAAREGVPFPAVMEALMMELTMEALREAGVRLPKVVGQAVSIVGALVIGESAVQAGLVSPVMVIVVALTAISSFIIPLYAMSLAVRLLRFFLIVLAGTFGFFGIVVGLMALFVHLNTLRSFGVPYLSPIVPPTLADQRDVFIRVPWWAIRRRPRFMPAVDYPRSGPDNRPRPPQPQGGQAR
- a CDS encoding ABC transporter permease, whose amino-acid sequence is MSGWTGFVRNPVFLREVRVRMRGWRTPGIIVLYVGLLGLLAILIFAAAMQGSRPTGFAPEVGAVIYAALAMFQLVLLILAVPGLAAGAIAGERERQTLDLLLVTRLSAAQVVVGKLLAATGFALLLMFASLPVFGLIFLFGGFSLSRLGLSAVVYVVTVLLLGAVSLYFSALYRRTQTAVVAAYGVVTTWTLLSPLFGALTYHVFFDEHPPLWGLIFAYTNPAFGLAAAAGQPLETMTRLYSPILTTDAAREAIWWKYCLIALGLIALLLWRTVRRVDPARAPAGR
- a CDS encoding ABC transporter ATP-binding protein, translating into MLRVEGLAKRFGDVEAVRDVSFTVEPGAIYGFVGPNGAGKTTTMKIIATLLRPDAGSVFIGDTDALKRPGEARTRLGYMPDFFGVYDNLKVDEYMQFYADCYDVPTDGRDRLIGSLLGLVGLADKRGAYVDTLSRGMKQRLCLARSLVHDPDVLILDEPASGLDPRNRVEMREILLELSRRGKTILISSHILAELAEMCTHIGIIHAGRMVASGPVEQILREAGARVIEVRIAGAPADDGSARAAELARAVPGVRSVSVDDGALRVALDGDDQAAAELLARLVQAGLPVAHFAEVKSKLEDVFMAITGGEEQ
- a CDS encoding DUF4350 domain-containing protein — its product is MRRLWLWVFLLLLQIAFPAAAAGVSLTVDPAFQGHFKEGEWVTLWVEVRGDEEAASGEVVVQTEAPPVFGPVSGTRYAVPYSVSAGEAQRVAVSLPNEYSWPVSVSLYADGELVDVQTPDLSWEPRYTLMVGVLAADDDILNTLSGLRGGDNVRVVSLTAETLPDSPGLLNSLDLLVVAGYDTGSLTARQVQSLEAWVDRGGTLLLFGGPEGERTLGPLPASLKPVNVSGSAEVSLAPLGDLSGVPLEGTAVVSAGPLARGTVLARAGEPGGGGEPPVLAAAAPLGSGRVVYLAYDPAGAPVARWAGQTALLDRLVGLSAGRPPAFDTDWRVQYAIQQVPDWALPSVWTVVLVLGGYLVAVGPVNYLVLRRLDRREWGWVTVPLLSVIFLGAVYGMGSGRFQEGITHVMTTTELVPDSRTGVMTGYVGLYAPGRSRLSLPLPGAGLVRPLTTGTFVGGVESRIVAGDPLTLELSGLTNYNMTAFALEQPVTVPGGLELVDVEVTEFLVTGRIRNTLPVPVSGVEVGTAYDVVSVGDLAPGQTSEPFTAGRKARVDSGRKGPIPLPGTGTPDPDADPRREQLRAYVWESGQGRLGSGVLVMGWTEEPLAQPPVPDLGRRVTGANLVYGFQPLPAPADGDLPAGVVLGRPVDSERVQLIGQNVYYAPPGSHRFVLSLPVLDPGQVAEVTVDLQAPVREAVMSVYVRNQRTGEWELLAGQRATLVDWQDYVLPGGVMELRYDLSVEAEFLAPTVAVKGVR